A window of the Candidatus Nitrosotalea okcheonensis genome harbors these coding sequences:
- the rplJ gene encoding 50S ribosomal protein L10 translates to MHQNRTKYPQKKAQMYQQLQELPSKYKVIALVRMEKVRSSQLLPLRKKFKGEVEIVSIKDKVAQKSLSTLKIPGIEKLAANLVGQCVLMFTNMSPIKLNILLGKNKIMMAARGGDKASIDVVIKAGNTGITPGPILTDFKEAGVSTKIDQGTVWITKDSIAAKKGDTISGKLATLLSKLDVKAVEAGIVLNSALEDKVIYNQEELTVDVEQYRAAFAKAHQEALSLSIAIGYVTKENVNMILAKAAQQARSLAIEAGFLTDDTKDATIQRAHGQAKSLSGKLKGYSPQ, encoded by the coding sequence ATGCACCAGAATAGAACAAAATATCCTCAAAAGAAAGCTCAGATGTATCAACAGTTACAAGAACTACCAAGCAAGTACAAAGTCATAGCACTTGTAAGGATGGAAAAGGTAAGATCTTCGCAATTATTGCCGTTAAGAAAAAAATTCAAAGGTGAAGTAGAAATTGTAAGTATCAAAGACAAGGTTGCACAGAAATCACTTTCTACACTAAAGATTCCTGGAATTGAAAAACTTGCGGCAAATCTAGTGGGACAATGTGTATTGATGTTTACAAACATGAGCCCAATCAAACTGAACATTTTACTTGGTAAAAATAAAATAATGATGGCAGCAAGAGGAGGAGACAAGGCAAGCATAGATGTAGTCATCAAAGCTGGCAACACTGGAATTACCCCAGGACCAATTCTTACTGATTTTAAAGAAGCGGGAGTATCAACCAAGATTGATCAAGGAACTGTTTGGATAACAAAAGACTCTATAGCAGCAAAGAAAGGCGATACCATATCCGGAAAATTAGCTACCCTGCTGAGCAAACTAGATGTCAAGGCGGTAGAGGCAGGCATAGTACTAAACTCGGCTTTGGAAGACAAGGTAATTTACAATCAAGAAGAATTGACAGTAGATGTAGAACAATACAGGGCTGCATTTGCCAAGGCACACCAAGAAGCATTATCACTATCCATAGCGATAGGATACGTAACTAAAGAAAACGTCAACATGATACTTGCAAAGGCTGCTCAACAGGCAAGATCACTTGCGATAGAAGCAGGCTTCCTTACTGATGATACCAAGGATGCAACAATACAAAGAGCACATGGACAGGCAAAATCATTATCAGGCAAAC